Proteins from one Megalops cyprinoides isolate fMegCyp1 chromosome 11, fMegCyp1.pri, whole genome shotgun sequence genomic window:
- the LOC118785459 gene encoding bromodomain adjacent to zinc finger domain protein 2B-like isoform X2: protein MESGERLASPSSASSSAASSSPAPSSKSSLTPGPTALGSTLTTCGHLFRAASDQPFNLSTVSSAFPMVNHPAFGLYTTSSGRSEFGGLGTLGVSAALAAHPQLGAFPEWWRSPEAHGRGAAAFFPPLLGLPPMFAPPVQNHESSPFQSRTPSTNGRSTTKGVNGAVNGSSMSASSKGSPSTTASPALAASERMKSPSSGSRSHRANPDGGQVAEKATQKTKEKKLGKKAVEISSNSDSESGSSSGTSSEGVSSTDSEDLGEDDDDDDDEEDDDQSNESEDSDSEKEAQEKRKIKVLRRNPGEGKKEGPRAAEDKEPQDRSGCQPHSFPPEPPSAAHLPPQSPPLRPGLLQATPHIFQSSKPNEEAAKQQHQSVIHAVGLAASAKPLALVTQPRREASPGPLGPVPKPFSLSPSPKPPAPSPDSGRPSSRSVLEEPLSQINDFRLKPPFLSQELKKQQELFKAQKKLVTSSLPPPKLSPQTQSSHKLTPPHSKHSNLFLSNTLLGHHPNGVIQTTIQEAPLALITKPRGQPRTPEKPVLVVPSAPFSAPVNLSTGPKNLTAVSVVRARPSTSPGRADGPAKSRTPNAPPGAKGLPQSHLAQSLVDLFRGTESDIPSSKDSDDSGEDDEDEDDEDEDEDEDSDDSPSESESNLESNSDGSEDDARDRDEMETDTEGDKTPLKLTKSPPLPNTSANHSANCSPLNLIKTPSTATPTATIATNSGVSAYHSAPLSSFSLSPLPGSGKRRRVTDERELRIPLELGWQRETRIRNLGGRLQGDVAYYAPCGKKLRQYPDVVKYLSRNGISDITRDNFSFSAKIRVGDFYEARDGPQGLQWSLLKEEEVLPRILAMEGRRGRPPNPERQQAGDGSRSRRRKGRPPNVGEAEIPGATNAKLLRKLEAQEIARQAAQIKLMRKLEKQALARAAKEARKQQAIMAAEEKRKQKEQIKILKQQEKIKRIQQIRMEKELRAQQILEAKRKKKEEAANARILEAEKRTKEKELRRQQAVILKHQELERHRLDMERERRRQHMMLMKAMEARKKAEEKERLKQEKRDEKRLNKERKLELRRLELEIAKELKKPNEDMCLADHKPLPELSRIPGLVLPGSTFSDCLMVMQFLRSFGKVLGFDVSVDVPSLGVLQEGLLNVGESMGEVQDLLVRMLSAVVCDPGLPPGHRTKTALGDHLTNVGINRDNVSEILQIYMEAHCGGTELAELMESLKTKAFQAHTPGQKASILAFLVNELACSKSVVSEIDKNIDHMTNLRRDKWVIEGKLRKLRIIHAKKTGKRDSGVAGEETQALGTPTAGRKRKRKGGDSDEDEDEDEDSDDQGDDDDDEEEEVKKGKKVETCEEEDEGDQTASVEELEKQIEKLTKQQSQIRRKLFEASHSLRSMMFGQDRYKRRYWVLPQCGGIFVEGMESGEGPEEVEKERERLKNAETVQIKEEPPEVVEEKPLDAGLDLNFERTTETPEEKKEEKASPNLFLQKPDSFSKLSKLLEVAKMSPESDEHHQKQNGSPAMVQAAMPSPTHANFQTGLPSGLPTAPAPPPVEAPPDPATTPHLGSPAKRASPHQLLPNDQLFRVLTEKSGHWFSLLPRSPCDDSSLTSNPTPQTTSPQPCSTGPKSPSSSSPIPTAASASASPHNPGGINNFAFSSIQVKPGIHLMGVPFCGWPGGMVSPNLPFSGSHPSAPMLSPGYPVVEANGSPFLAPSISTSKSDSPAPPSEKPPSAPSPVVEVAKPQDYPTPRPIPEEMLTGWWKVSDMEELRTLVKVLHFRGVREKALQKQIQKHMEYIAQACAKNRDAAIIDVSDMEENQVTAETVESWCVEEQAMEMDIAVLQQVEELERKVTSASLQVKGWIYPEPHSEREDLVYHEHKPASKLCPAADKEAGEEQEEKEGSGIVRRVNNPLDIAVTRLAELERNIERRYLKTPLGTTIQIKLDNVGTVTVPAPAPSTSGDGEGGEEDIAPGMKVWRKALSEVRSAAQLALCIQQLQKSIAWEKSIMKVYCQICRKGDNEELLLLCDGCDKGCHTYCQRPKITVIPEGDWFCPACISKASGQSPKNKKLPNRAGGGGGGGGGGGGGGAGGGAGGGGGGGGKKNSEIKRSRKPSVAGEVSEDDAASTSSTPKKGAKESKKRKGEETPTPNQPKQDSPASVKKAKTARDNAKDLAVCSVLLSELEGHEDAWPFLTPVNLKSVPGYKKVIKKPMDFSTIREKLGSNQYQNLETFIVDVNLVFDNCEKFNEDDSDIGRAGHNMRKFFERRRTELLKMN, encoded by the exons GACATTTGTTCCGAGCGGCCAGCGATCAACCTTTCAATCTATCCACCGTCTCAAGTGCCTTCCCCATGGTCAATCACCCAGCCTTTGGCCTGTACACTACGAGCTCGGGCCGCTCTGAATTCGGGGGCCTGGGAACCCTCGGAGTGTCAGCAGCCCTGGCAGCTCACCCTCAGCTGGGTGCTTTTCCAG AGTGGTGGCGAAGCCCTGAGGCTCACGGACGAGGGGCGGCAGCTTTCTTCCCCCCTCTTTTGGGCCTGCCCCCCATGTTTGCGCCTCCGGTACAGAACCACGAGTCCAGCCCCTTCCAGTCCCGTACCCCCAGCACCAATGGCCGAAGCACCACCAAAg GGGTGAACGGCGCGGTGAACGGGAGCAGCATGTCCGCCTCCTCCAAGGGGAGCCCGTCCACCACGGCATCCCCGGCACTGGCAGCCTCCGAGCGGATGAAGTCCCCCAGCTCCGGCAGCAGGAGTCACAGAGCCAACCCGGACGGCGGCCAGGTGGCCGAGAAAGCCACCCAGAAAACTAAAGAGAAG AAACTGGGCAAGAAGGCGGTGGAGATCTCCAGCAACAGCGACAGTGAATCGGGGTCCTCCTCGGGCACCTCCAGCGAAGGGGTGAGCAGCACCGACTCGGAGGACCTGGGAGAGGACGACGACGATGACGATGACGAAGAGGATGACGATCAGAGCAACGAGAGCGAAGACTCTGACTCCGAGAAGGAAGCGCAAGAGAAGAGGAAGATAAAG GTGCTGAGGCGGAATCCCGGCGAAGGGAAGAAGGAAGGGCCGAGAGCTGCAGAGGACAAGGAGCCCCAGGACCGGAGCGGCTGCCAGCCCCACAGCTTCCCCCCCGAGCCCCCTTCCGCCGCCCACCTCCCGCCCCAGTCGCCCCCGCTGCGGCCAGGCCTGCTCCAGGCCACCCCGCACATCTTCCAGAGCTCCAAGCCCAACGAGGAGGCCGCTAAGCAGCAGCACCAGAGCGTCATCCATGCCGTTGGGCTGGCGGCCAGTGCCAAGCCCCTGGCCCTGGTCACCCAGCCCCGCCGAGAGGCCTCGCCCGGCCCCCTCGGGCCCGTGCCCAaacccttctccctctccccctctcccaaaCCCCCGGCCCCTTCCCCCGACAGCGGGAGGCCGAGCAGCAGGAGTGTGCTGGAGGAGCCCCTCTCACAGATCAATGATTTCAGACTGAAACCG CCTTTTCTTTCCCAGGAGCTGAAGAAACAGCAGGAGCTCTTCAAAGCCCAGAAAAAGCTTGTGACATCATCGCTGCCCCCTCCCAAACTGTCCCCTCAGACTCAGAGCAGCCACAAGCTCACTCCTCCACACAGCAAGCACTCCAACCTCTTCCTCTCCAACACCCTCCTCGGGCACCATCCCAACGGGGTCATCCAGACCACCATCCAGGAGGCTCCGCTGGCCCTCATCACCAAGCCGCGCGGGCAGCCCAGGACCCCGGAGAAGCCCGTCCTGGTGGTGCCCAGCGCCCCTTTTTCTGCGCCGGTCAACCTGAGCACGGGGCCCAAGAATCTGACGGCCGTGTCCGTGGTCCGGGCGCGGCCCTCTACCTCACCCGGCCGGGCAGACGGGCCGGCGAAGAGCAGGACCCCCAACGCCCCGCCTGGGGCGAAAGGTCTGCCCCAGAGCCACCTGGCCCAGTCCCTGGTGGACCTCTTCCGGGGGACCGAGTCCGACATCCCCAGCAGCAAGGACTCGGACGACTCCGGTGAGGACGACGAGGATGAAGacgacgaggacgaggacgaggacgaggatTCGGACGACAGCCCATCAG AGTCAGAAAGCAACCTGGAGAGCAACTCCGACGGCTCCGAGGATGACGCCAGGGACCGTGACGAGATGGAAACCGACACCGAGGGGGACAAGACCCCCCTGAAGCTCACCAAAAGCCCCCCCCTGCCTAACACCTCCGCGAACCACTCGGCCAACTGCTCCCCGCTCAACCTCATCAAGACGCCCAGCACGGCCACACCCACGGCCACCATAGCGACCAACTCTGGCGTCTCAGCCTATCACAGCGCGCCCTTGTCATCCTTCTCCCTCAGCCCCCTGCCAG GATCCGGGAAGCGAAGGAGGGTGACAGACGAACGAGAGCTGAGGATACCTCTGGAGCTGGG GTGGCAGAGGGAGACCCGGATCAGGAACCTGGGCGGACGCCTGCAGGGAGATGTGGCCTACTACGCCCCATGCGGCAAGAAGCTGCGGCAGTACCCGGACGTGGTGAAG TATCTATCCAGAAATGGAATAAGTGACATCACGCGCGATAATTTTAGCTTCAGTGCAAAAATCAGGGTTGGTGACTTCTATGAAGCCAGAGATGGACCGCAG GGGTTGCAGTGGAGCCtgctgaaagaggaggaggtTCTCCCTCGCATCCTGGCCATGGAGGGCCGGCGAGGCCGTCCCCCAAACCCGGAGCGCCAGCAGGCGGGCGACGGCTCCCGGTCCAGGCGCAGGAAGGGGCGGCCCCCCAACGTCGGGGAGGCCGAGATCCCCGGCGCCACCAATGCCAAGCTCCTCCGCAAGCTGGAGGCTCAAG AAATCGCCAGGCAGGCGGCTCAGATCAAACTGATGCGCAAACTGGAGAAGCAGGCCCTGGCGCGTGCCGCCAAAGAGGCGAGGAAGCAGCAGG ccaTCATGGCAGCCgaagagaagaggaaacagaaagaacaaataAAGATTCTGAAGCAGCAG gagaAGATCAAACGAATTCAGCAAATCCGAATGGAGAAGGAGCTTAGGGCACAGCAGATCCTGGAG GCtaaaaggaagaagaaggaagagGCAGCGAATGCCAGAATTCTGGAGGCTGAGAAACGAACAAAG GAGAAGGAGTTGCGGAGACAGCAGGCTGTTATTTTGAAGCACCAG GAGTTGGAGAGACATAGACTAGATATG GAACGGGAGAGGCGGAGGCAGCACATGATGTTGATGAAGGCAATGGAGGCTCGGAAGAAGGCCGAA GAGAAGGAGCGTTTGAAGCAGGAAAAGAGGGACGAGAAACGGTTAAACAAGGAGCGGAAATTGGAACTGAGGAGGCTGGAACTGGAAATTGCCAAGGAGCTGAAGAAGCCAAATGAAGATATGTGCTTGGCAGACCATAAG CCCCTCCCGGAGCTGTCCCGGATTCCCGGGCTGGTCCTGCCGGGCAGCACCTTCTCGGACTGCCTGATGGTGATGCAGTTCCTGCGCAGCTTCGGGAAGGTGCTGGGCTTCGACGTGAGCGTGGACGTGCCCAGCCTGGGCGTGCTGCAGGAGGGCCTGCTCAACGTGGGCGAGAGCATGGGCGAGGTGCAGGACCTGCTGGTGCGCATGCTGTCCGCGGTGGTGTGCGACCCGGGGCTGCCGCCCGGACACAGG ACCAAAACAGCCCTGGGGGACCACCTGACCAACGTGGGCATAAACCGGGACAACGTGTCGGAGATCCTGCAGATCTACATGGAGGCGCACTGCGGGGGCACGGAGCTGGCCGAGCTGATGGAGAGCCTGAAGACCAAGGCGTTCCAGGCCCACACGCCCGGCCAGAAGGCCTCCATCCTGGCCTTCCTGGTCAACGAGCTGGCCTGCAGCAAGAGCGTGGTCAG CGAGATTGACAAAAACATTGATCACATGACCAACCTTAGGAGGGACAAGTGGGTCATCGAAGGCAAGCTTCGCAA GCTGAGAATCATTCACGCCAAGAAGACGGGGAAGAGGGACTCGGGCGTGGCGGGGGAGGAGACCCAAGCTCTGGGCACACCCACCGCGGGGCGCAAGCGCAAGCGGAAAGGAGGGGACAgcgacgaggacgaggacgaaGACGAGGACAGCGACGACCAGGGCGACGATGACGatgacgaggaggaggaggtgaagaaggggaagaaggTGGAAACCTGTGAGGAAGAG GATGAAGGAGACCAGACTGCCAGCGTGGAGGAGTTGGAGAAGCAGATAGAGAAATTAACAAAG caACAGAGCCAGATCCGCCGCAAGCTGTTCGAGGCGTCCCACTCCCTGCGCTCCATGATGTTCGGGCAAGACCGCTACAAGCGCCGCTACTGGGTGCTGCCCCAGTGCGGGGGCATCTTCGTGGAGGGAATGGAGAGTGGAGAAG GTCcagaggaggtggagaaagagagggagcgacTGAAGAACGCAGAGACGGTCCAGATCAAAGAGGAGCCCCCAGAGGTGGTTGAGGAGAAGCCCCTGGACGCCGGCCTGGACCTGAACTTCGAGAGGACGACGGAGACCccggaggagaagaaggaggagaaggccTCCCCCAACCTCTTCCTCCAGAAGCCCGACTCCTTCTCCAAGCTTAGCAAGCTGCTGGAGGTGGCCAAAATGTCGCCAGAGTCAGACGAGCACCACCAGAAGCAGAACGGCAGTCCGGCAATGGTCCAGGCGGCCATGCCCTCTCCCACCCATGCTAACTTTCAGACGGGTTTACCCAGCGGCCTTCCCAcagcccccgccccgccccctgtCGAGGCCCCGCCCGACCCGGCCACGACCCCTCACCTCGGCAGCCCCGCCAAGAGGGCCAGCCCCCACCAGCTGCTGCCCAACGACCAGCTCTTCCGTGTGCTGACGGAGAAGAGCGGCCACTGGTTCAGTCTGCTGCCGCGCTCACCCTGCGACGACTCCTCCCTCACCAGCAACCCCACGCCCCAGACCACCTCCCCCCAGCCCTGCTCCACAGGGCCCAaatcaccctcctcctcctcgcccaTCCCGACGGCGGCCTCCGCCTCCGCTAGCCCCCACAACCCCGGGGGGATCAATAACTTCGCCTTCTCCAGCATCCAG GTGAAGCCCGGTATACACCTGATGGGTGTCCCGTTCTGCGGGTGGCCCGGCGGAATGGTGAGCCCAAACCTGCCCTTCTCCGGCAGCCACCCGTCGGCCCCCATGCTGAGTCCAGGGTACCCCGTGGTGGAGGCCAACGGCAGCCCCTTCCTGGCGCCCAGCATCTCCACCAGCAAGAGCGACTCCCCCGCGCCCCCCAGCGAGAAGCcgccctccgccccctccccagTCGTGGAGGTGGCCAAACCCCAGGACTACCCGACCCCCCGGCCTATCCCAGAGG AGATGCTGACAGGCTGGTGGAAGGTGTCGGACATGGAGGAGCTGCGCACCCTGGTCAAAGTGCTGCACTTCAGGGGCGTCAGGGAGAAGGCCCTCCAGAAACAGATCCAGAAGCACATGGAGTACATCGCCCAGGCCTGTGCCAAGAACCGCGATG CGGCCATCATTGACGTGAGTGACATGGAGGAGAACCAGGTGACGGCAGAGACCGTGGAGAGCTGGTGTGTGGAGGAACAGGCCATGGAGATGGACATCgctgtgctgcagcaggtggaggagctggagaggaaggtGACCTCTGCCAGTCTGCAGGTCAAG GGATGGATTTACCCCGAGCCTCACTCAGAGAGGGAAGATCTAGTCTACCACGAGCACAAGCCGGCCTCTAAGTTGTGCCCGGCCGCAGACAAAGAAGCCGGGGAAgagcaggaagagaaagaaggcAGCGGGATTGTGCGGCGTGTCAACAACCCCCTAGATATAGCTGTAACCAGACTGGCTGAATTGGAGAGGAACATCGAGCGAAGGTATCTGAAGACCCCCTTAGGTACCACCATTCAGATCAAACTGGATAATGTGGGTACAGTCACTGTTCCTGCGCCTGCACCATCCACTAGTGGTGATGGTGAAGG AGGTGAGGAAGACATCGCTCCCGGGATGAAGGTGTGGCGGAAGGCTCTGAGCGAGGTCCGCAGCGCTGCCCAGCTGGCCCTCTGtatccagcagctgcagaagtCCATCGCCTGGGAGAAATCCATCATGAAAGTC TACTGCCAAATTTGCCGGAAGGGGGACAACGAGGAGCTGCTCTTGCTTTGCGATGGTTGCGACAAAGGATGTCACACTTACTGCCAAAGACCCAAGATCACCGTAATACCTGAGGGGGACTGGTTTTGTCCAGCCTGCATATCCAAG GCGAGCGGTCAATCCCCAAAGAATAAGAAGCTTCCAAACCGAGcaggaggcgggggagggggtggaggaggaggcggagggggaggtgcaggaggaggagcaggaggaggcggaggaggcggAGGGAAGAAAAACTCAGAGATCAAGCGGAGCAGGAAGCCATCGGTAGCCGGAGAGGTCTCGGAGGATGACGCTGCAAGCACAAGCAGTACTCCAAAGAAAGGGGCTAAAGAGTCCaaaaagaggaaaggggaggagacccccaccccaaaccagCCCAAACAGGACAGTCCTGCGAGTGTGAAGAAAGCCAAAACGGCCAGAGACAACGCCAAGGACCTGGCGGTGTGCAG TGTGCTGCTCTCGGAGCTGGAGGGTCACGAAGATGCCTGGCCCTTTCTCACCCCCGTCAACCTGAAGTCTGTCCCTGGCTACAAGAAAGTCATCAAGAAACCCATGGATTTCTCCACTATCCGTGAGAAACTTGGCAGCAACCA GTACCAAAATCTTGAGACATTCATCGTTGATGTCAACTTGGTTTTTGATAACTGTGAAAAGTTTAATGAAGACGATTCTGATATCGGACGCGCTGGACACAACATGAGGAAGTTTTTTGAGCGAAGACGGACTGAACTTTTGAAGATGAACTAG